One Paracoccus pantotrophus genomic window, CACGGCCCCGAGATGGGGCTGGATTACAGCGACCTGAACGACGACCAGCTGACGGATGATTACCACTACAACATCTTCCCGAACCTGACGCTGAACACCCATGCCGACGATCTGATGCTGTTCCGCCAGCGCCCGCATCCGACCGATCCCAACAAGATGTTCTTCGACCTGTTCATCTTCAAACTGCTGAAGAAGGACGAGCCGCGCCCGAAAAAGCCGCGCCACGAACAGTTCAGGCATGGCGAGAAATCGCTGGGCCTGGTGCTGGACCAGGACGCCTACAACCTGCCGGGGGTGCAGGCGGGGATGAACTCGGACAGTTTCGGCGGGCTATGGATCGGCGATCAGGAATTGCGCATCCGCCATTTCCATCACGTGCTGGAATCCTATGTCGGATCGTGACGCGAAACCGCCCCGCCGCTGGGAAGACCTGGCCCTGGGCGAGGAAACCCGCTCGCGCGAGATGCTGGTGGAAGAACAGCCGATGATCGCGTTCGCCACCCGCTACGACCCGCAATTCTTCCACATGGACCCGGAAACCGCGGATCAGTCGCTGTTCGGCGGCGTGATCGCCAGCGGGCTTTACACTGCCTGCCTGTGGCGCATCCTGGATCACGAGGTGAATGGCGACATCGCCTGGGTCTGCGGCGTCGCCTGGGACGATGTGCGCTGGTCGCGCGCGGTGCGGCCGGGCGACCGGATCGTGGCACATTCCCGCATCGAGGCGCTGCGCCCCTCGGCCTCGCGGCCCGCGGTGGGGCTGGCGACGCTGCGCCACGCGCTGACCAACCAGGACGGCGAGACGGTATTTTCCTTTGTCTCGACCGACATGGTCTATCGGCGGGGGGCTTAGGCGATGCGCCCCATGCGCCGGGTTCTGCTGGTGGTCGGCGGGCTTTACCACGATTTCGACTTCGTCCGGCTGGAACTGCTGGCGCATCTGGCCCGGCGCGAGCATCTGCGCGTCGATCTGCGCCACGATTATTCCGACCTGGCCGCGCTGGAGCGTTGCGATGCGCTGATCACCTATACCGCCGCACTTTTGCCCGATGCGGCGCAGACCGCGGCGCTGGCCGACTGGGTCGGGCGCGGCGGGCGCTGGTTCGCGCTGCACGGCACGAACTCGGCGATCCGGATCCGGCCCGACGGCAAGGTGCTGACCCCGGCGATGGAGCCGCTGCTGTTCGACCTGCTGGGCAGCCAGTTCCTGGCCCATCCCGTGCCCGGCCGCTATCGCATCCGCCCGGTCGAGGCCCATGCGCTGACCGAAGGGGTCGAGGCATTCTTCCTGGAGGACGAGCATTATCTCCAGCGCCATGCCGAGGGGAACCTGGTCCTGCTGGCCTCGGAATTCCAGGGCGAGACGGCGCTGTTTCAGACCCGCGACTGGCCCAAGGGACAGCACCAGAGCTTTTACCTGCGCCCGCGCGGCCAGGGCGGGGTTCTGTATCTGACCCCCGGCCATGCCAGGGGGCGCTATGACATGCAGCCCCTGACCGAGACTTATCCCTTCGTCGAGCGCGGCGCCTGGATCCTGCCGGTATTCCACCAGCTGATCCGGCGCGGCATCGCCTGGCTCGACCGCGACCTGCCGGAGACCATGCCATGACCAAGCCCGAGATCCTCGAATTCCGCACCTCGGACGGGCTGCGGCTGGAGGCGGAAAGCTATGGCACGGGACCGACGATCCTGCTGGCCCATGGCGGCGGGCAGACCCGCTATTCCTGGCGCGGCGTCGCGCAAGCGCAGGCGGAAAAGGGCTGGCGCACCGTGGCGCTGGACCTGCGCGGGCATGGCGCCAGCGACTGGGATCCGGCCGGCGACTACGGCCTGGAACGCTATGGCCGCGATATTGCCGAGGTCGCGCGGCAATTGGGCGGCGGCATCCATCACGTCGGCGCCTCGCTGGGCGGAAACGCGGCGCTGGCCGCGGTCGGCCGCTATGCGCCCGAACTGTTCCGCGCGCTGGTGCTGGTCGACGTGGTGCCGCAGGTGGACAAGACCGGCGTGGCCGAGGTGCTGGGCTTCATGGGCAGCCACCTGGACCAGGGTTTCGCCGACCTGGACGAGGCATCGCGCGCCGTCTCGGCCTATCGCAAGCAGGCGCCGCGCCCGGCCGGCCAGGCCACGGGGCTGGCACGCTATCTGCGCAGGCGCGACGACGGCCGGCTGGTCTGGCATTGGGATCCGGCCTTCGTGCGCGGCCGGCGCCACGGGCGGCTGACGCCGGATCTGGCGCAGCGGCTGGATCGCGACCTGCGCAACATCGCCTGCCCGGTCCTGCTGCTGCGCGGGCTGGACAGCAACCTGGTCACGGACGAGGCCGAGGCCGCCTTTCGCCGCAGCGCGCCTCGGGCGCTGGTCTGGCATGTCGAGGATGCCGGGCACATGGTCGTCGGCGACAACAACTCGCAATTCGCGGGCGATCTGGACCGTTTCCTGAATCTGGTCCGC contains:
- a CDS encoding MaoC/PaaZ C-terminal domain-containing protein produces the protein MSDRDAKPPRRWEDLALGEETRSREMLVEEQPMIAFATRYDPQFFHMDPETADQSLFGGVIASGLYTACLWRILDHEVNGDIAWVCGVAWDDVRWSRAVRPGDRIVAHSRIEALRPSASRPAVGLATLRHALTNQDGETVFSFVSTDMVYRRGA
- a CDS encoding ThuA domain-containing protein, whose protein sequence is MRRVLLVVGGLYHDFDFVRLELLAHLARREHLRVDLRHDYSDLAALERCDALITYTAALLPDAAQTAALADWVGRGGRWFALHGTNSAIRIRPDGKVLTPAMEPLLFDLLGSQFLAHPVPGRYRIRPVEAHALTEGVEAFFLEDEHYLQRHAEGNLVLLASEFQGETALFQTRDWPKGQHQSFYLRPRGQGGVLYLTPGHARGRYDMQPLTETYPFVERGAWILPVFHQLIRRGIAWLDRDLPETMP
- a CDS encoding alpha/beta fold hydrolase: MTKPEILEFRTSDGLRLEAESYGTGPTILLAHGGGQTRYSWRGVAQAQAEKGWRTVALDLRGHGASDWDPAGDYGLERYGRDIAEVARQLGGGIHHVGASLGGNAALAAVGRYAPELFRALVLVDVVPQVDKTGVAEVLGFMGSHLDQGFADLDEASRAVSAYRKQAPRPAGQATGLARYLRRRDDGRLVWHWDPAFVRGRRHGRLTPDLAQRLDRDLRNIACPVLLLRGLDSNLVTDEAEAAFRRSAPRALVWHVEDAGHMVVGDNNSQFAGDLDRFLNLVRNRETAIANQGRANA